In Dromiciops gliroides isolate mDroGli1 chromosome 5, mDroGli1.pri, whole genome shotgun sequence, the following are encoded in one genomic region:
- the NTS gene encoding neurotensin/neuromedin N: MMARMRIQLVCMMFLAFTSQSLCSDSEEEMKALEADLLTNMYTSKMSKIIRSPHWKTTLLNVCNLVNNLNSEAEETGEAGEDELLLRRQFSALDGFHLEAMLTIYQLQKICHSRAFQHWELLQDDVLDSGNLNREKEEVMKRKTPYILKRQLHVNKARRPYILKRSSSYY, from the exons ATGATGGCAAGAATGAGAATTCAGCTGGTCTGCATGATGTTTCTGGCTTTTACCTCCCAGAGTCTGTGCTCAG attcagaagaggaaatgaaagcacTGGAAGCAGATTTATTGACCAATATGTACACATCAAAG ATGAGTAAAATCATAAGATCTCCTCACTGGAAAACAACCCTGCTGAATGTTTGCAACCTAGTCAATAACTTAAACAGCGAAGCTGAAGAAACAGGGGAGGCTGGTGAAGATGAACTTCTTTTAAGAAGACAGTTCTCTGCTTTGGATGGCTTTCATTTGGAAGCAATGCTGACCATCTACCAACTCCAGAAAATATGTCACAGCAGAGCCTTTCAGCATTGGGAG CTACTCCAAGATGACGTTCTTGATTCTGGCAATCTGAACCGTGAGAAAGAAGAAGTAATGAAGAGGAAAACTCCTTATATCCTCAAACGGCAACTCCATGTGAATAAAGCCAGAAGACCCTACATCCTCAAAAGGAGTTCTTCTTACTattga